A window of Eucalyptus grandis isolate ANBG69807.140 chromosome 4, ASM1654582v1, whole genome shotgun sequence genomic DNA:
GGGAAAGAGAAAATGCCGTTCAATTTTGGATAAACTTGGATAGAACATGGCCTGTGAATCCTTTTTCTCTTACGCCGCTCTTTGTGGAGGCGTCATTGATGCGTACTGACTGTTTGTTATTGCTTCATATGTGATGAACAGATGCTTTTAGAACCATACTGAGAGAGGAAGGTTGGCGTGCTTTATACAAAGGGATCGTTCCCAGTCTCTTTCTGGTAACTAATTGTATTTTATTGAACTTAGAGAGATTGGTCTGTAATATAGGAAACGATGATCCATTAGGGTAACTGGGAAGGGAGGAAGGCCCCATTCCGGTTTTTTGCACAACAAGGATGGCTGAGAAACTTTGTAATTGGTTAGGGGAGAGTTTCCCTGACGTTCCGCTGCTATAGATTACTGTTGAGCATCTTTAGATAAATATTTCTACGTACTTTTATATGTTTGTGATGAGTAGCTTCCTGTTTTACCCtctttccattatttttcttctatgaTCAATTGTCCTGCATTATTATCTCATTACGGAGTAATCTTTTAGCAGGTTTCTCATGGTGCTATTCAGTTCACTTCCTATGAGGAACTTCGGAAAGTTATTATTGAACTTAAGGCAAAAGGAAGGACGGAGAGGCCTGAAAGTGCTGATGAGATGCTGGTGAGCatataattgcatttttttctgAGTATTGACTAGGCtttatttgtttcatggaaaatgaatgatttggaaaataattttctaaaaatgattgtttgtattgcttgaaataattagtcaatgaaagaaattttcattatccacaataacttatgtctaaacattttcgtagatgatgaaaatattttttgttcattcttttttgTAAGGGACACAAgttaatcatttttaggaaaatgttttccaaattactcattttctgcaaaacaaatgcacccaAGATGCTCGAGTATCTTCCATTAATAGCCAGTCTTGCAATTCTTTGAAATAGATCAGTTTTAAGGCTACAGTTCTACTGGTTATTGAAAATCCTTGTTCCATTTCATATATTGGGTGTATAGTTTTTCTGAGGCTTATCTATGTATTGTAGATAGGGGAAGAAATATCTATAAGTGCAATGTTTGCACTGGAGGTATTATCTGGCATTTTGAGATTGAAGTTGAGTATGTATTCAATGTTATAGATGGTAATGTTTCATCCATTAGCGCTGCTGCCTGATATATGGAGCAGGGTTATTTGTAGGTAGAGTTGAAATTTTGGGAGATATACATTTGACAATAGATCTCATTTGCCAACAATCCATGCTTTGCAAGCTTTCAGAAATTTAATTCATGAAGCGGTCCCTAAATCTCTGCTTTTTGATGAACTGGTCAGGCAACACAAAATCCCAGCTCCTAGAACACTAAAATGATGTTGCTGGTTGTTATGGCTTCATATTGTACAAAAGTTGGAGAATCGTGTTTAGGAACATCTTTTGATGATCGTATTCTAGTTCTTCCAAACTATTGATatagttaataattttttctaatgcAAATGGTACTCTTGattaaattatggaaaaattgtttctgtAATGAATGTCCTCCTCCTCAACCACCACCacaatcaaaaaagaagaaattgaattaCTTGTGTCTTTTCAGAATCAGTTTTCATTGTAAAAAAAACTCTTTCAATATTTTGTTTGCGATATGTCCAACTTAAGATTTCATCTGCAGAACTCTGTTGATTATGCAATACTGGGGGCATCCTCCAAACTTGCAGCCATTCTTATGAGTTATCCATTTCAGGTGAGCTTATTTGCTGTgttcaatcatttttctttcaatctgTCATTTTCTGTTCATAATTGAATCGATTCTTGTTCCAGGTGATTCGAACTCGATTGCAGGTAACCCATAGTCCAAATACATTCTCTCTTTTAAATTTGCTACTGCTTTGGAACTTTTTGATGACTCTGATTGACTACTTTTGATAAACTCAATGCTCTGTCAAATCTTCATTCCTTTTGCAGCAACGGCCTTACACTGATGGTACTCCTAGATATATGGATACCTGGCATGTTGTGAAAGAAACTGCAAGGTAATGCAACTATATGTGATTGGGACTCCATCTCGCTCATTGAATGTTGAGGAGTAAAGAATTTTCATGCCCTTTTGGCTTTGTAGGTTTGAAGGATTACGGGGTTTCTACAAAGGAATCACACCCAACATACTAAAAAATGTGCCTGCTTCTTCAATAACATTCATCGTATATGAGAATGTGATGAAGTTGTTGAGGCTTGGAAGGACGAAAGAataaatctttattttcttgggAGCAACGAGCATTTCATTTGGAAActgcaattttggcaattttgcATCTTCATTTTGTTTAGAGTAAGGGATAGATACCTTTTTAGGTCATTCATGGGCAATTTTGACTGTGTCATTCTGATACAACCATCAAGAAGTAGTGAATGAATGAGTGACATGGACATTCCGTGTCGCTTTGATTTCAACCAACTCTGGACAAGTTGAGTGGTACTCAAGATTGaagaaattatgttttccataTTCAAAATCACGAAGATGAAATAGAGTTGATGATTGGGGGGTTGCCGATTTGAACCGCCTggaattgaaacaaaatttcaagtGAAGAGAGAGCTTCATCAACTTGACAGTGCTAAGTATAGCGTGTTGCTTTTTCCTGGCAGTGTCCTTATGCGACTGGTGCTATTCCCCGCGTTCTGAGGATGTTTTGAatacaaaattcaaattcttagTCCAACGATCTTTGGCTGACAGACCGTAGCTTCAAGACCATGGTTAGCACTAGCACCGACATTGTATCGACTATACAATTTGTCCTTCAACTGCAATACCATATATGCATGTACAAGCTGATCCAAAGGCTAGTTGAGGCGATTCAATCTGATTCCAGTTCTAGTAGATTAGACAAAAGGATTATCCCCTCTTTCAGCTCTGATTTAGAACGCAATAAGTGTACATATGATTATTGTCATATCAATTCATCGTCATGCTTTATTTTTGATTTGTTAGGTCATGTTTTATATGATTATCATGTCGTCTCATCATTATGTCTTGCATCCGACTTGTCATGtcatctcatctcatcattATGTTTTGCATTTGATTTGCCATTTCATGTCATTTTGTCATctcattttatatttcatttgtcACATCTTGCAGGTGATTATTGACATTATATCATTCTTGTATGTCATGATTGAAGTTTGCATTTTGATTGACATTTGCTTACACACTTTCACACACAGAATCATGCCTATGTACATGAGAAAATGGCATTCTCAGCTAATAATAACGTTGAATAAGCGTTTTGGCGACATTTCGAgattttaaaacaataaaacCTCGCATGCTTAGGAAATGAATAGGTAAATGTTCTAAGACTTAACAAAAATAGAGCTGTGGTACCTAATGGACTTGGGGATGCTAATTCATTCAATGTGTAACTGAACTCCCCGGCCTTAAACCTTAGGTTTTTGTTTAATCGGTCCCTTCACACGCGCACCTAATTACTTGGCTCTCCCGTCATTATCTAAGTCTTTTGGGTGTGGTGGTTACTCTAGTCTGGCTTTTACATTAATCTTGTAAATTGCCCGAATCTaggatttgaaaaagaatcACGGGGCCGAGATGCTACTGGCACGGCGACCCTTGGCTGGTGAGATTCAAGGAGCTACAAATAAGACCAACAACTGTTGATTTGCTGACATTCCAATATGCAAAGTTTTGAGATAAAAACGGCACCACCAGCTGAACAAACGCAagtaaaatttttgaattatagCAACATCCCGATATATTATAATCCGCGTTTCAGGTAGCAGAGCGGTAttgttttaagaaatttttctatataacaaaagggaagaaagaaaagggaagaaaatgaatggtaacaaaagaaacttaaagaaaaagaaaaaaattagaaagcaAAAACGGTATTGTTCTGAGAAATTTTTCTTACATCAAATCATCCCCCTTTCGGTAAAATGGCCAGCAATGATATCATATATCTCTTGCTCTTTTTTAAAGATGATCATGGTTCTCACTCGAACAGGGAAACATGGATCGATTGCCACAAGAAATTGGAACTCGACCCGATCCCACGGCCGGTTTAGTCAGTGAGATCTTGCGTGCAAGCTCGATgcatcataaaccttttgatttcgGTAGGTCCCCACACAGGATCTAAGACCGGGGTCAGACTAGGAAGACGGGCGCTGGTCTGCTTTGGTCATACGTCGTACCTCAAACAGGAAGACAGGAATCTAACGGAACAGAGAGGCCCAGTCTCCGGAATATTACGAATGGCGCTGTTGGCGCAATCCCAACGcatttctcctcctcctcctcctcctccttcctcttctgcCTGTAAGCGCGAGCGAATGAGTTGAGGCATCGCGCATTCGACATCGTCCCGCTGCCGCACGTCATGTCGCAGCCGCGCTGGCAGTGGGAGAACGCCGCCGCCGGGGCCCTCGCCGGgctcgccaccgtcgccgccacGCATCCCCTCGACGTCGTCCGCACCCGATTCCaaggtccctctctctctctctctctctctctctctctctctctctctctctctgtgagttTTGAGTTTGCTTTTGACTGATATGGATTTTGCTCACGGGTTCCGCGCAGCGAACGACGGTAGGGTCGCGTATCTCCCGACTTACAGGAACACCGCCCAAGCGCTCTTCACCATTGCTCGCTCcgaggttctctctctctctctctctctctctctctctgtttcctttttcttgttttggttttgTCCTTTTGAGCTTTATTTATCAGTCAAATGAAGATTTTTGATAGCGGAGGGGATGGTGGTGATGGAGAAGGTAGAACGTGGTGCGACAATTTTGGTGTAGAGGCTCTTGAGCCTTTAGCAATCGCCGCTGGATGGACTGAAAGTGTTTGCGAATATGGAAGTGGGGGAGCTCGAATTGAGTAATGTACTTACACATGGACGAACCTTCTTACTAATTACGGTGTAAATTTGAAAGGGCCCACGATTTTTGAGGTGGGAAATTCTTATGGAGAGcctgaaattttttgtttcatgcCACGGTTGGCCTATAAAGACCCTGTCTTTTAGCTTGATGGCCGCTCACTGCACTCTGCAACTTTGTGAAAATATTCCTGGCATCAGAGACTCTTTCAATGACGTGCACCCAATCATTAAGTGCTTCCTACTTCACCTTTCAATTTGCTCCCACCAACTTTGAGCATCGAGATCAGAGGGTGATTAATGAGTGCATCAAGGATGACCAGGGGGTCTCTTTTCTCCATGCATTGGGATGATCGTTGTTTAAGGAGTCAGGATCTTCATTGTCTTCTATGCTTGTTGATGATCATGATGCCACGCCCCCAAAACTCAAAGTCGCTCTGGTTATCGAATATGATAAGGTTTTCCTATAAAGGATTAATAGGACTGTAACGTCAAGTATATAGTTAGAGTCTAGGTGACTAATTGGATGGCATTTCATGCTCAACTCTGCCATTGTCCTTTGAAAGCTCTAACTATTCTTTCAATCTGTAAAGCCTTTAGGTAATTCAAGTCTCTTGGAGGAAGTTACGACCAAAAAATTAAGGATGTTCATCTGAATTACCTGAGCTCAAGCATCCCAAGTATTGCTATGTTTTTCTTGGTGGATTATATACTACAGAGAGATATGGCTTGGATCCTAAATTGGTTTCCTTCACTTGCGAATATCAATTTTCTGTTGCATATTTTGTTGCTTTCTCCTTAACCATCCCTTCAGATACTCTCCCTTTCTAATTTTATAGCTGTTTTCTATATAGGGAACAGAGAAGCTTAAAACATGTTCAATGCTGCCTGTCTCTATATATGCTGATATGAGCACTTGCCAAACACATTGCATGAGATTATGAGAAGAAATTCATTGATTGCAGATATGATATGTGTCTGtctgtctttctttctttctttcttatcttACCACTTTGCTTTATCATCCTGTTATACTGAGTTCTAATCAAGTTTCTATGTCTCGTTATGTGTGCAACTCCAGCATTTCTTTGACCTTTCCATCATTGATCTTGAATGCCTGTATGTAGTTTTAGATGTAGAAACAACTTTTGCAGATGTAACTGAGTTTTTCTTTCAGGGTTTGAGAGGTCTTTATGCTGGCTTCTTACCTGCCGTACTTGGGTCGAGCCTATCCTGGGGTCTATATTTCTTCTTGTAAGTGCTATTCTTGCTATTTGTGATGTATTTGACCATTCAGTACTTGTTCTTCGTCCTCccccttgatctcttgtgaactTTCTGTTGCTTCCTTTACTGGCTGGAATTTCTATATACTCATTTCACATTCATGAGCAAGGAAAGCTGCATCTTTCGATTTGTTTTAGTGAATCCTGCGATAAGTGTAAGAAAGGCTTTAGCAAATCCAATGCTTGGAAATGGGGGtaatttcatccgaaaattattgCCCAAGAAGAGAATTCTATGGGTATTGCTACTCGAGTAGCAGTTTACTCTTGACATTGTTGGGCCTGTTGTCAATGTTAATGTCAAAGGCATTTCCTCAATGTATATTGATCTAGGAATAGTTGACTGTTCCTAAAAAACCATGTTTCCACATGCTAAAGGCATGGTTTTGGAACATTCTCCAGAGTTAGTCTTTCCAAAAAACAGTGGAAAACTACCTCAAAAGTATAAAGATATTTTAGTCATATTCACCATTATGCTTTTGCATAGCAAAATCTGTTTCCCTTCTCTTGAGCAACTTTTGGGCCTGTAGGAAAGAGCAATATTGTTGAAGCATTTTCTTTCTCCAAATTAAGTGTAGGGCCGTAGGCAGACAGTCCTCCATACAAACAGTACATGAGAAAATGGGCAGCTTTAAGATGCCAACCTAGACtttttgattcaagatgctgcaTGCTTTCAGTCATTGTGTTGACAATCGGAGTGGACTGTATGATTCGAGAACCTCTTTAAAGTCCAATCCTATATAGACCACTATATTATACGACATGAAATATCAAATCACTCCTTATCTCGTCACTTAACGGCATTGGTGGCCCAAAATTCTATAGGCCGCATTGATCAGATTGAACCAGTCAAATGGACAGTTTGACATTGACTTGGATTCGAtgctgaagaaaagaaaaaagaacaacagTTGTAGTAGTTGTTATTCCCATCTTCAACACCATGCCAGGACCATCCAACCATACGCTTGACCATGTTCTCTTAAGAGTCAAACCATGTAGTCAATACACAACAAACTGTAATGTGAGAAAGTGCATTATGCTAAGAGTTGAATGTCAAACTCAGAGCTTCAAAGGCATGGGATGTGTTTGGTTTACGTCAAGGTCACATATTTCTGTAAGTACCATACACTTCCAGTTGTTGACCTAGCTTAAGCACAATTTCTATAGGATTCATTTCATAGAGTCTCAAAGGTAGAAAAAGGCATGCTAGCTGACGACTACCTGACTCACCACTCTTCTCTATTCAGGTGTGGAGTCGGCTATGACATATATCCTACATAGACAAAGCTATGTTACTATACTTATCATGTCGGAAATAGTAAATCTAATAAGAGGTTTCTGAGTGGTTTCGGTGGTTCATCTAGTTGAACTGGATAAAGCAAGAAACTTGACCGTTTCCCTCTCCAGTCTGGTTGTgaaattgccttttttttccaaCCTGTTCATCCAATCTTTGTCTTTCAACATCTAATTGTGGAATCGTTTGATAGTCTATCTTATCTTGATGGATAATGTATTCTTGTGTGTAcaactgaatttttcccttgtAGCTATGGCCGAGCCAAGAAAAGATATTCTgcaaagagagaggaaagcCTATCCCCTGGTCTTCATCTTGCTTCTGCTGCAGAAGCTGGAGCTCTGGTTAGTATGGTGAAGCTTCAATTACTAGCTTTTGCCACTGCTTTGAATCCGAAACAATTTCTTGTTGCCCATAAAGTGAACAAGCTTGCTGTATTGACTTTGTGTGAATGGCTTGTTCTTTCTGTGTGGATATTTagtcacttttcttttattttggtgAATTTTGTGCTTTGAATATTAAGGTTCATGTTTCTGAGCAATGTACCTCTAATTGAAGCAGCAGCATGATTTAGTGCTCTGCTAACTGTTAACTTCATGGAGAAGAGCTTATATATTTGCAGGCAATTTTCAAGATGACAGAGTTTAACTTATATAAAAGGTCAAGCTTTTAAAgattaattcttttttgtttctactGCTAGAGGGATAATAAATTGAACTATAAGAAGGGAAGTTGAAACTTGATGAAGAACATTCACCATGTAAATCTTATTTTGGTAACTGATCTATTCCATAGTGTTGTTACAATTATTAAGGAAATCGACAGAAAGAaccttaaaaaatttataaggaCTTTATGTGCGGACACAGTCTGATAATCCAACAACTAATTTGGAGGTCCACTGGAGAGCCAGATAGCTTTAGCAGGAAATTGACCGGAGGTGCTggcaaagaaattttaattaggAGATTTGATAGGGAGAGGGCTTACTTAAATAGAATTCACTGTAACTTGTCATCACCTGAACTATGAGATTTTACTCTAAACAGAAGCAAAAATCTATCAAAGAGTATCAGCTTCAAGTTTAAAATTCATGCTAATTATTGGATTCCTATTGGTATTTCCGTATTGGAAACATGAGAAGTTAAAGATCAAAGGATTATGATTTACAGAAGATTTTAAACAGGGAATGGAAGTGGGATTTAAGACGTGGGTTGCTGCACTAGAACAATGTGCCAGAATTTTAACTCTGTAACCATCACTCACCTCAAAACTTGATCCTTTGAATGAAAGAATCCATCCCTTTCTTGTGAATTTCCAGATGGCAACTCCATATGAGGACTCTTGTGAGCAATTAATACAGAGTTTAGGATTTGCCTACCTAAGTCGAAAGAACTTTTAGAAgctgagattgattttgaaattacaTATTGGAGCTGGTTATTGAGTAATTTTGCACTTTCTGCCACCAATTGATAAGGTCTGAAGTCTCTAATAAATCAATGCCACCTTTTCTGCAAATGACTAAACTAAAAAATGGCATTGagacttttttttaaatgttccTGACTTGTCGAAGTCACTGAAAAGGGACATGACGCAATTATCAGTTACACTGCAGCTAGATTGAAAGAAAGCTACTGACCATTGGGCCAAGGGCTTTATCACCATGATGTTTCTTACTGCCACTTTCATTTAGAGTTCATACTTCCTTGTGAGCAGTTTATCTTTAAATGAGAGTTTACagtgaaaatattaaaaaaaaccaagaaaaaccTTGCTAAAATATAATGCTAAAAGAACTGGCCTTTAGCCACCCTATAAGTCTCAAAATTTGGAGGATGACTTGCTACTAGGGTGCCTGAGCATGGATATGGTCGGATTATCTCAAAGTAGTCAGCTTTGAACTTTTTTGGTTCTATTTGAGTCGGTCATTGATTCTTTGTTGGATCAGTAAAACATTATATTTTGTATAATAGGAAAGTTCATGACCATGGAACTTATATTCTTAACTTCTGTCATACTTTTATATTGGCCTGTGATTCCTTTTCCTATTTAGTTGTGCCATCTGTTTATTAATCCAAATTATATTTGTGGACTTATGGTCCTCACCCCTTTGGATAGTGAAGTCTTTTAACGAAGACCACAAGGatgtcatttcttttttatgtgcTCTGTTCTTTATCAGCTAATATACCTAGGAAGATCTTTTTAACTGGAGgacatatttttaatttggatcGAACTGTTATATTACCTTTTCATAAAGGGACTTCAGCAATCATATTAACCaattataatattattcttTGACAAAGCAAAACATGTTGATGTACATAGAGGAATTGGAGAACTCTTTTTTTGCTTGTCATTTGCAAATTGTTGAACTTTTTCATGTTGAGATGAATTGCACTTTTGGTCCCTTAGCTTATCAAGAATTCACTTTTGTCTATTGGGATTTATGCCAATTGTCCATTAGGCACTTTTACTGCATGTTTTACATCATCTGGTCGCTACTGCCAGCAGTCATTGTCAGGCGGatgtcagagagagagagagatttgttaTCAACCCAGCTACATGGGGGCTtacattctctctctcaaaaatctTGTGGCCATTACTTTCAAATGAAATATCATGTAGATAGATTTTGTTGTAGACTCACCTACATGGGGGCTTAGATTCCCTCTGTCAAGAATCCTGTGGCCACTACTTGCGAATGAAATATCATGTATGCCAATTTTTGTGATGTTGGATGGTGCTCTAATTAATGCTTTTGGGAAGTGACAATAGTAACATACTTCAAAAGGTTTGTAGTTTTTCTCTTTATTAGTGTGGCTGCTAAAAGTCTATTTCCTAAATATAATCTCTGTactgttttgaatttttaaattgattatatGATATCCCACCCTGTGGAGATAGATACATATACTAACATAGAGTTCTTGTTTCCCTTTGTCTAGGTTTCTCTCTGCACACATCCCGTTTGGCTCATAAAAACAAGATTGCAACTTCAGAATCCACTTCATCGAACCCGAGCTTATTCTGGATTTTATGGTCTGCCTCACACCTTGCATTGGCTTCCTAATAATGTCATCTCTGAGATACCAATATTTGAGTGAGTTGCATGACTTTGGCTCTGAAATTCTGTCAGTGGATATGCTTATCTGTGGATCTTGTTCACCAATTTTCATAATAGTACTATCAAACTTTTAGAATTTGGAACATCATTCTATTAATTTAGTGTTCACTACTGTTAGTCAATATGTTCTTCTGTTGAtaggattaatttttttttatttttttttaaacgtgCTTTGATGCAGGTGGAAGATATGTATCCATTATAATCCACCTGCAACATATATGCATATCCACTGCTGGAGAAATTCAGTAAATTTGCACTTTggaaacctcaaattaattaattaatcttcTTTCACACGTGTTTCTAGTTTTACTCTTGAATCAACCCCTTTTATTTACTCTACAAGATAAACATAATACATCTTTGTTTGAGATTGGGAGTTTGGTTGATGAAACTCTTTTATCTATaggggaagagaaaatcaaaagacAACTTCTACTCTGTGGGAAAGAGAAAACGCCATCCAAGTTTATCCAAACTTGGATAGAACATGACCCATCCTTTTCTTCCAAGCAGCTCTTCGTGTAGGCATCATTGATGCGTACTAACTATTGGCTATTGCTTCATATGTGATGATCAGATGCTTTTACAACCATAATGAGAGAGGAAGGTTGGCGTGCTTTATACAAAGGGATTGTTCCCAGTCTCTTTCTGGTAACTAACTGTAATTTATTGGACTTATCTTTGAATTATTCCAGCATAATCCTTAGTATCATTTTTGAGATGACAGGAGGTCCAAAAAGATGTAACTAAAACCAATTAGCTTTCACAGAGCATAGGCACTTAAATCACCCTTATCAAAGAGCATAGGCACTTAAACTCGGACGAAGGGAGGAAGGCCCCATTCCAGTTAGGTTAGAGGAGAATCTGTTGAATCACTCGGAGAGGGGTCAGTTGTTTGCACAGCAAGGATAATCCATTAGTGTAACTGGGAAGGGAGGAAGGCCACGTTCCAGTTATTTGCCCAACAAGGATGGTTGAGAAACTGGGAGAGTTACCCTGATGTTCCACTGCTTTATATTAATGTCAAGCATCTGTAGATAAATATCTTCACCTACTTGTATAAGTTTGTGATGAGTAGCTTTCTGTTTtgccctctttttctctttattttcagtTGTCCTGCATTGTTTATCTCAATAACGATGTAATCTTTAAACAGGTTTCTCATGGTGTTATTCACTTCACTTCATATGAGGAACTTCGGAAAGTTGTTATCAAACTTAAGGCGAAAGGAAGGGAAGAGAGGCCTGAAAGGGCTGATAAGATGCTGGTGAGCATATTTTAACACTTTTTTCTGAGTATATACTAAGAATGCTAGAGTATCTTCCATTTCTAATCTTTTTTAAAGCTACAGTTCTCTTTCCAGTTGTTAAAACCCTTGTTCCATTTGATATAGTTAATGTATAGTTTTTCTGAGGCTTATCTATGTCTTTTAGTTAAGGGAGAAAATATCTATGCATGCAATGTTTGCACTGGAGGTGTTATCTGGCATTTTGAGCTTGAAGTTGAGAATGTTTTCAATATAATAGATGGCAATGTTTCACCCAGAAGCATTGCAGCCTGATATTTGGGGCAGGGTTATTTCaggtaaatttgaaattttgggagATATACATTTTGCCAATAGACCTCATTCGCCAGCAATCCATGCTTTGCCAGCTTTCAGAAATTTAATTTGTGAGGCAGCCTCTAAATCTCTGCTTTTTGATGAACTGGTCAGGCAACAAAAAATCCGAGCTTCCGGGACACTAAAATGATGTTGCCAGTTGTTTTGACATAATGT
This region includes:
- the LOC104441288 gene encoding folate transporter 1, chloroplastic, with the translated sequence MRPRVSMSQPRWQWENATAGAVAGFATVAAAHPLDVVRTRFQANDGRVVCLPAYRNTAQALFTIARSEGLRGLYAGFLPAVLGSSLSWGLYFFFYGRAKERYSAKREESLSPGLHLASAAEAGALVSLCTNPVWLIKTRLQLQNPLHQTQPYSGFYDAFRTILREEGWRALYKGIVPSLFLVSHGAIQFTSYEELRKVIIELKAKGRTERPESADEMLNSVDYAILGASSKLAAILMSYPFQVIRTRLQQRPYTDGTPRYMDTWHVVKETARFEGLRGFYKGITPNILKNVPASSITFIVYENVMKLLRLGRTKE
- the LOC104441289 gene encoding folate transporter 1, chloroplastic isoform X3, with the protein product MSQPRWQWENAAAGALAGLATVAATHPLDVVRTRFQANDGRVAYLPTYRNTAQALFTIARSEGLRGLYAGFLPAVLGSSLSWGLYFFFYGRAKKRYSAKREESLSPGLHLASAAEAGALVSLCTHPVWLIKTRLQLQNPLHRTRAYSGFYGLPHTLHWLPNNVISEIPIFEFLMVLFTSLHMRNFGKLLSNLRRKEGKRGLKGLIRCWVISGKFEILGDIHFANRPHSPAIHALPAFRNLICEAASKSLLFDELVRQQKIRASGTLK
- the LOC104441289 gene encoding folate transporter 1, chloroplastic isoform X1 translates to MSQPRWQWENAAAGALAGLATVAATHPLDVVRTRFQANDGRVAYLPTYRNTAQALFTIARSEGLRGLYAGFLPAVLGSSLSWGLYFFFYGRAKKRYSAKREESLSPGLHLASAAEAGALVSLCTHPVWLIKTRLQLQNPLHRTRAYSGFYDAFTTIMREEGWRALYKGIVPSLFLVSHGVIHFTSYEELRKVVIKLKAKGREERPERADKMLNSVDYAILGASSKLAAILLCYPFQVIRTRLQQRPYTDGTPRYIDTWHVAKETARFEGLRGFYKGITPNLLKNVPASSITFTVYENVMKLLRLGRTQE